ACCATATCAATTTGGTTAGCTCGCCACATCTTTCTTTTTCCAACTGTGTAAGATTTAAACTCACTCATTGTCGAAGTCTTAATATGTTCATTTCTTTTGTTGTAGTACTCAGTTTTTACTGGCGCTAAATACTTCTTTGATACATGTAGAATAACTCTTAGATAAGAACTCTTTCCCTTTGCTTTACGCTCTAGAGTCCAAGTATTCTTATCTTCACTTAAGAACTTATAATTATATTTTTCGATTGTTTGACCACCGATATCTTCGAATGAAAACTCAGACCCCATAAATGAGCTCCCCTTAGATCGAGAGTTGATTTTCTTTACTCTTCTTAGAGAAGGTAAGTATAACCACTGGTCATCATCCTTATCAGAACTCTTCCATGTCCAAGTTAAAAGCTTTGTCCCTTTTACATCTAATGGCTTTCTAAACTCCATAAGACTTTTATCAACGCCTTCAAATTCACCAGATGTACCAAGCATTTCTCTAACAATCTCAACGCCACTTGTATCAACTAAAATAAGCTCCATTGTCGATGTGTCACCGATATAACCTTTATTGGCCGCATCCATCTTCTTTGCAATCTCAAGACCTTTCTCATCTGCAAGAACTGCAAGAGAAAACATTATTAAGAAAAATTTAACAAATTTCATTATCCTACCTCATTATCGTTGGTCTGTTTCCACAAGATACTATCATTCACATCACAATGATTGAATATTTAGTATTGATAATAGTAATGGATTCATTAAATAGCTGAAAATATGCCCCTTATTTACAACAAGGGGCATCATATATTGATTGAATATACTTAGTAAGAGCTTGGATTTAGGTTAAGAGGTACGTGAACAGCAACCTCAGCTCCACCTTTTGGTCTTGGAAATTGAATTGTTTTAAGGTGATTTGCAACACAGTTTTTAACACTGCGTGGCACGGCCTTATCAGCTTTCGTCACCTTAGCTCTTGTAACATTCCCTGATGCACCAATGACAAAGTCCATAGCAAGAACACCTGAAATGGCCTTTTGCTGAACATCTAATTCCTTTTGGTAGCAGTAACGGAATTGAGGAACGTTCTCCATTAGAATTCTCATAATATCATTACGATCCATTGATCCAAGAATAACTTCACGGTAAGGGACACCAGCAATATAAACTTTCTTTTTATGAACTAGTCCATCTGTACCAAACGAAGAAGAAAGTTTTCCACGAGTCTTACTACTTAGCGAACCAACCTCTGCTTTAACATCAGCCTTTTGAACTTGGGCCGACTCACCCATTGAAAGAGCATTACTATCATCTTTAAAACTTTCAGTCGTACCAGCATCAGCAAAAGAACTTAGTGATCCGCCCTTTGCCATCAAAGAGTTCATTGATGATGTGAAAGACGGTGACTTATATACATCGACTTTTCCTCTACTCTTTCTGTTATTAGAAAGCTTCTTAACTTTAGAGGCCTTCTTAGTTGTTCGAGAAGGTTTGCCTGCTTTTTTATTGGACTTTCTCACAACCTTTTTATCATTTGTTGGTCCCTTCTTAGGAGCAGCTTTTTTTGGAGTAGAATTTGAAGCCTTAGCAGTTCGGTCCCCCCTACTCTTTGAAGGCTTCTGCTCTTTAGGAGTATTTGAAACCTCTTGCTTAACTGGAGCCTTCTTTTGTACTTTCTTTGGTGTTTCCTTCTTAATGACATTTTTCTTTTTAGTCACTCTAAGCTGTTTTGGCTTATATAAGATTTTTGCAATTCTTTCAGGAACTTTCTCTTTCTCAATCTCTTTATCGACTTGGAAGTTAAGCATTCCCCCCATAAAAACAGCGAATACTAGCACACAAAAAATCAGGTACTTTCTTAATTCCTTATCTCTTCTAAAGATTGGTGCCGATTTTACAATTGGAGGTGCTTCAGTACCTCTGATAAATACTTTTAAATTATCTTTTTCAAAAATATGAATATCATCACGACGTAATGAATTTTTAGCATTTTTATTATTTAAAAATGTACGATGTTCAAATCCAGGAATTCTTCCAACAGCAACATCATTTTTCTTTATATCTAATAGCTCAACTTTATCTTTTTTTCCTAAATATGGAAATTCAATATCATTGCCACGTGGGTTCATTCCAACGAGATTATACTTTCCGTCTTTATGTGGAATATAATCGAGTCCAACAATCTTTCCATTAAAAAGAATGATTACTTCAGCAGCTTCTTTATCGACACTGTATTTAAAGATTGGATAAATCTCATCTGGTTCTTCAAAAATATACTCAGAGAACTTAACATTATCATCCATACTTAAAGGATAATTAACTTGGTAATCACTATCCTTTTGATTCTTTTGAATGACTTCATCGTTAAACTTAGGTTGTTTCGGTAAGTTTCTAACAACTTCTTGTGGATGTATTAATTGCTGAGGAGGTAGTTCACTACTTTCACCAAAGGTAAAAGAGTAATTACCAATTGTAATAGTCTCTCCCCCTCTAAGTTCACACGTTACGACTTCTTCATTATTTATTTTGACGGGATTCTTTGTCGACATACTATATATTGATGTCTTATCTTGTGCGAATTCAATAA
This sequence is a window from Halobacteriovorax vibrionivorans. Protein-coding genes within it:
- a CDS encoding outer membrane lipoprotein-sorting protein, translating into MKFVKFFLIMFSLAVLADEKGLEIAKKMDAANKGYIGDTSTMELILVDTSGVEIVREMLGTSGEFEGVDKSLMEFRKPLDVKGTKLLTWTWKSSDKDDDQWLYLPSLRRVKKINSRSKGSSFMGSEFSFEDIGGQTIEKYNYKFLSEDKNTWTLERKAKGKSSYLRVILHVSKKYLAPVKTEYYNKRNEHIKTSTMSEFKSYTVGKRKMWRANQIDMVNLNNKKKSIFKWKNRVIGKKVNENDLTKRKLK
- a CDS encoding AgmX/PglI C-terminal domain-containing protein → MDQGRSFYLKGKKDIRLPRKNRIILGASDSCDVRMRGAGIDDIHCLIEFAQDKTSIYSMSTKNPVKINNEEVVTCELRGGETITIGNYSFTFGESSELPPQQLIHPQEVVRNLPKQPKFNDEVIQKNQKDSDYQVNYPLSMDDNVKFSEYIFEEPDEIYPIFKYSVDKEAAEVIILFNGKIVGLDYIPHKDGKYNLVGMNPRGNDIEFPYLGKKDKVELLDIKKNDVAVGRIPGFEHRTFLNNKNAKNSLRRDDIHIFEKDNLKVFIRGTEAPPIVKSAPIFRRDKELRKYLIFCVLVFAVFMGGMLNFQVDKEIEKEKVPERIAKILYKPKQLRVTKKKNVIKKETPKKVQKKAPVKQEVSNTPKEQKPSKSRGDRTAKASNSTPKKAAPKKGPTNDKKVVRKSNKKAGKPSRTTKKASKVKKLSNNRKSRGKVDVYKSPSFTSSMNSLMAKGGSLSSFADAGTTESFKDDSNALSMGESAQVQKADVKAEVGSLSSKTRGKLSSSFGTDGLVHKKKVYIAGVPYREVILGSMDRNDIMRILMENVPQFRYCYQKELDVQQKAISGVLAMDFVIGASGNVTRAKVTKADKAVPRSVKNCVANHLKTIQFPRPKGGAEVAVHVPLNLNPSSY